AATTGAATTCACATTATCTCAGTGAAAGGGCTGAGAAGAGAGTCAATGGCCACACGTTTCACCCCCCAACAGCTTCGAGTgatgttaaaatgtaaacaaattaacctAAGCCGAAGGCATGATGTGTGCTTTTAATATGACAACCTACAGCAGAAACCCCGCTGCCCTCAACCTAAAATTAGAGCTCAACAGTTGGTTTAATTGATCAATTTAAATttcatgtcaaaaaataaataaataacccaacatttttagagtGCACTGTCATTTTTCTCAATCAATTGCAGCTTTGTGTAATACAATGACCAAACACAAGCTGAAAATAATAGACAAATTTCTCTTCTATTTCAGTTTTTAGTTATTGTTTATTGAATGAAGACATATTAGAATGTATTAAATTCATAattatacattcataaatgctgggttatttcaatccAAGTGGGAAAATATGGACAAATTCAAACATTGGGTTGAAATATAGGGcctatacatataaataaaaaatgatccaTTTTGTCCTCATTTTATTCAAAATTGGCTTGAATttacttaaattcattcattttctttttggcttagtccctttattaattgccacagtggaatgaactgccaatttacttaaatttgaagaactaaatattttaatttgttagcACACTGTGCATGACTTGCTTTACAGTCTGAttccattcatttcatttttattctttcaGTATACCTCATTTCACTTTAACAACTGAAGATTTGATAAAACACAGCGAACATTCTAAAAGATCAGTTCAGGTAAACTCCCACCTTTTAAAACTGCTCAAATTTGCCTAATTTCAGCAGAAATTTTTGTGTTGTTCATAACAATATTAAGGTTGGGAGTAGTCCATTAAAGACTCAAAGACCCTCTTCTAATCAACGGATCAAGCAAATGTCCTGTAATCTTGCTCAGTAGAAACTGACAAGTTAAGACTTTTATAGCATTTGGAATAATTTTCTAGACTTCTGCAACCAAGTGGACCTGACAGCAGAATAGAACTTAAAACATTAAGATTAAAAAGTGAACTACTGTTGATATTGAATGTAAATAACGATACTCtatattaattttccttttttatgtttttgttattatttttaaattttgtatattGCCCTGGAGTCGTTTTGTTTTAATGTGATGTTCAGATGTTTAGATGTCTTGTTTTAATGTTGAGAAAACCCTAATTAAAGGAGTTGTAAATTGTAAAGTTATGTATGAGATGTAAGGTAAAGTCACTCATGTAACTTAAGACATTCCACTGCTATATCTACAAGCCCCCAAGGTGCCACACAACCCCCCAAACAAATGAGGGCTGAGGTGTGACTTTGTCACCCAATCACAGTGAAGAGGGTATGGCAAAACTTGTATAAATAGCTCAGGTGATACAGGTGTCAGGTTGTGGTGCACCTGACCAATCCACCTGTGTAAGACAGAGGCAGCAGAGCAGGAGGAGGCATTTTCTCCTTCAACGAAGAGAAACGGGAAGAAAGCATGACATCATTTGTTCCACAGTCTCTTTCACCTCAGTTCCACAGCATGGGGCAGGAGTCCCAAGAGTTCAGCCTGTACGGTGACAACTTCTACAGCGCCCAGCATGTGCCTAGCCCACAACAAACCCTGCCATCCGCTTACGATTTCGCAGAATATGCTGGGCAGACTTCCAACCCTTACCTGTGGTTCAACGGGCCAGGACTCAGTCCAGCTCCTTGCCTCACCACAGGGCCTCAGCACTATGGGATGGCGAAGCAGTATGTGGGCGCAAGTGGAATCGGAGGCTCAGAGGGTGCCTTTAGCTGGTTCTCTCTGCCATCCCAAGAAGATCTGATGAAACTCGTGAGGCCTCCCTACTCCTACTCTGCACTTATTGCGATGGCAATACATGGAGCTCCAAACCGCCGGCTCACCCTCAGCCAGATCTACCAGTATGTGGCTGACAACTTCCCTTTCTACAACAAGAGTAAAGCCAGCTGGCAGAATTCAATCCGGCATAATCTCTCGCTCAACGACTGCTTCATGAAAGTGCCAAGAGATGACAGCGATCCAGGTGAGAACTTGTTCAAACTGTTCTTGTGTATCTGCTTGGGTTTATGTTTTAGTTCCATGTTTAATGACAAAATAATcaagtttattctttttttaataggaaAAGGCAACTATTGGACTCTTGACCCAAACTGTGAGAAGATGTTCGATAATGGAAACTTCCGGCGCAAGAGGAAGAGAAAGTCGGACTCTCTGGCTGAAGAGGAGGGAAAAGGCTACTCTGGATCAGACTCTGCTCTGTCGAGTCCTAAAAACCCCAGCGACTCCTCGGAGAGAGGAAACTCTCCAGTCTCCTCAGATCCAGCTCCGTGTCTCAACAGCTTCCTAAATCAAATGGGGGATGTGGCTTCAGGCTCCAGAGAGGCTATTCTCCCTTCTCCCCTGGCTGTTCCACTGAGCCAAAGTTCATCTCCGACTGGGCTCTATGGCTCATACTCGCCGAACGCTACTATGCCGCAATGGGAAACCCAAATCCCTCAGTCCAGCATCTCATCCACTCCCTACAAAGACAGCTATAGTGACTCAATGCTGAACCCCTACAACAGCCAGCTCTATCCAGTGCTGGGATCCTCTGATTTGCTGTATCCACGAGAGGGATCTGAAGTGTAATGTGGGACATAGCATTGTTGGGTATGAACCAAGGCCCCAGGCACTTGAGGGAGCAGCCGGCCTGCATGGTGAGCCCAGTTCTCATCGCGGTGCCTGAGTAAGCAGGTCCAAGTGGACGCAAAGAAGATTCGTTCTATCAGACAATTGTGTGAATGCTCTCACGCGCTCTTCTCAGACTCGCATGCTGACATCGTCAATTCATGTTGCGCTCAGAGATGACAGCAATCACCCTGGGCTACTGCTCTCAgtcatgatttattttatctgtgttgtggtttttgttttgtaattgcaATACAAATTGAAGCCTGAAACATTTTAAATGGACTGACCTTTGAGATAAATGTGATTTTGTTCGTTGTTTAATATTtcgtatttgtatttgtattgtgattgtaatatataaaaaaaaaaaaaaaaatatatatatatatatatatatatatatatatatatatatatatatatatatataatggcaaAATAAACATGGACATTTGCTACCATCTATATTGTTGTAACATTTAAAGTCTATTTTtgaggatagtttacccaaagttttgttattaaaaataaaacctaaattgTTCCAAAtctattacatttaattattactatataacttttattatttaaactatatatatatatatatatatatatatatatatatatatatatatatatatatatatatatatatatatagttgaaatcagaattattaaaccccctttgaattttttttcttttttaaatatttcacaaatgatgtttaacagagcaaggaaattttcacagtatgtctgataatattctttcttctggagaaagtcttgtttattttttcggctagaataaaagcagtttttacattaaaaaaacattttaaggtcaaaattataagctcctttaagctatatattttcaacaaaccatcgttatacaataaccttcctaattaccctaacctattattattattaatattattaaaaatattatgtttagaaatgtgttgaaaaaaatcttctctccgttaaacagtaattggggggaaaataaacaggggggctaataattcagggtggctattTATTCTGACTTCACTtatacaataatggtccaaaaactagtagacccaaatttatattcattcattcattttcttttcggcttagtccctttattaatctggggtcgccacagcggaatgaaccggcaacttacccagcacatgttttacgcagcggatgcccttccagctgcaacccatctctgaaaaacttccatacaaactcattcacacacatacactacggacaacttagcctacccaattcacctgtaccacatgtttttgaactgtgggggaaaccggagcacccggaggaaacccacgtgaacgcgtggagaacatgcacactacctactgcgccaccgcgtcaccccatatttatgttatagaaatatattaaatacaaatttacaagaggaaaaatcaagagtagcaaaaaaaatgtaaaaatttaagttATACTTAAAATAATTAGAAAGGCTGCAGACAAATACTTGAGTAAGTTGTATTCATAATAAGCTGAAAtactaaaattactaaataaaatactaaactaCAAAAAcgtatattaaaacattaaataaataaaaattgctaaaatagAGCagataaatattatattgtagtTAGTTAAACTTAAATTTGatgatctaaaataaataaataaaagcccaAACACTAAATATGTCAaatttgcacacacaaacaaaaatgaaattcagtttttttttgtttgtttgtttgttttttacttcagaaaaaaatgatcatctatttgtttgtttgtttgtttgtttgttttttcaagacATAACTTCTATGGAAAAAAAAGTAATAGtcttaacaacaaaacatctttTTTCCCCCATTCATACAATGAAAGTCATCTTCTAATGCTGTTATTTTGGATCCCACGGACTCATGGTCAAAAGACTGTTTGAATAGCTTCAAAGGACAGAGTATAAAGTTATAAAGTTATGCATGAATAATAGTATTGTGTAGCTTACTATTACTTAataaaaactaatactgaaaccgTAAAATTGAAGGATTCAAGAAATAAACTAAtactattttaaaacaaattacaagctAAATTAAAACCCTATAATAAAAACGCCTGAATGAATGTGCAGAAATGtggcatctttaaaaaaatcaccCGTATATCATTGAGATTTATCAGTCGGAGCTTATCAAGATGTGGCCGTCAACGCTTCAGTTTCAGTCTGATACTGTCTGCGATGTGCAGTGAATCACAGACTCTTCGACTCTCCCCGCGCTCGACGAAAACCGTTAAACAACACGGCAACGCGAAAGCGGCCATTATTAAAAAATACCGCTAATTATCAGTACACTTCAGGCCACTCAATCTGAGAAAACACTAAGAAGCGGAAGGTAAATACAGAGAAGACCGCAGTCTGTCATTACACCCACTGACCCACAGCATCAGAGAGGTGAGGGGAACACAtcagctaaaaaaaacaacaaccgtTAAACAACAAACCCTAATCACGAGGAAAAGACTGGTTTGACAGCCAGAGGGACAAAAAAGATAGATGAAACAAAAACTTGTTCCTCAGGGTCTTGAAGTCTTTGGTTGCAAACAGCTCCTGCTCAGATGAAAGACAATATTCCAGAAAAAAATGGTAGGGAATCAGACGAGCTGATGTCTAACTCCAGTTAAGAGCATTTGTGGAGTGATGTTAATGAATCATAGTCAGGCACACAATGATGAAAATTAGGTACTCTACTAATCAAAAATTTCAATATTTATGGTtagaaatttataaaatattttcatgTCTTTACCTAAAGATATTTACCCCaaaattaattctgtcatcatttactcttccttgTTTCAAAGCTGTCAgagtttctgttaaacacacacaaacatatattttgaagaaagctggaaacaagTTAGATAACCTTactcacagttttttttaattattgatgcATGAATGACATACAAAACAATGCTAGGGGTGTACATAAAAAATATGACAAGCATAATAGAGTTATATAAAAGTACATAGACTCAATAGgtaaaacaagataaaataataacaaataaagaaCAATTAATATAACAATTAATGCTAGGGCTTGCTAACAACTACACAGAACCTTAAACAAATACACAGTTTTAACAGCTTTTTTTTATACTCCCTTTAATGGATATGAaacttcattcgttcattcatgttccttcagcttagtcacttaattcatcagggtcaccacagtggaatgaaccgccaacagcgtattttttacacagtggatgcccttcccgctgcaacccagtactgggaaacccccatatacacacattcacatatactctatggccaatttaaattattcaattcaactatagcgcaagtttttggactgtgggggaaacagcgGAGGAAGGACCGTATGCGTGTGCTTGGCAGAAGTATATTAGATtagtttaaaaattataaatcagtCTAAACAGAGCGAGGTCTTGCACCTCCAAAAatgggaaagtaattgaaatatTGACCTGGAAAACTTTGATCAATTATAGCTTcttcgatttcgattacttttcgattaatcgcccagccctaatattcATACAGTAAAAGAAAATTTGACAGCACtttatcatttataaattttGATATCTTCCACCATAAATTTTTTGTATACTTACAATGCCAGAAAATATGAGGTACTGTTTCTGGGTTTAATGAACAGAATGAATAAATGCCATCCATTTCTTCAATAAATCTGGTTAAAAAATGCTTAACAGGGTAAAAATTGTGTATATTAAATgagatttctgtaatttaatttgtaaataaatatatttatttgacaaTACCCAAACTTTCCtccaataaatatttcaaataaacttGGACCAATAGAAAGTAACCTGTGGTTAGGCCCAggcagaatctgctgacatttttttgctatttctgctgagaattttgtaaaaaatcagcggatttatgcggaatgattaaTGCggaatctgcggatttatgcgagTATCGTGACTAAAACTTAgtatatcaaataaaaagtaatagctttttaacttttcttttttgtttacaatgcaaattcatctatatccacttatttggtaaacaaagcaagtctctcatataatacacctactaaaagacagaaaatattactttacaaactgtattgtaaataaatcctatgaacattttcacattagtcaatattattactgaaattaatttaaaaactgaataaatataaatttacacacatttacataagtaaatgtatagacttaatgatgggctaaaaatctgcggaaatctgctcATTTCTTTGCGTGAAGATTCCGTGTGGGCATACCTTTGGTTTACTAACCAGGTCTTTTTTGAAATAGTAGACAtatgttcttattattattctttttgctaaatgaaaaacaaatttgCCACAGAAAGTATCAGCAGTGTGAAGAAAAGATTAGAGCATTAGAGTATGAAAGACctcaaaataaagaaacaatactAGAGATGGCTTCACTTACAAAGGCATACTCGGGGTTACAGAAAACTCAAAGTATAAAAGAAATTCATCTCATGTCATTAAGAAGAATTCATTAGTCAACAACTGTTCCACCAAAATCAAAAACCGTGTTTTCATGAATATGCTCCTGTGTTCATATAGAATATTGCAATTATTCCAGATATAATATTGGATACTGACCGTGCTGACTTTTCTGTTCTGGACTGATAAAGCGTGTGTGCATGTCCCCACTCCATTACGAGTCTCCAAAACTGGCTAggtaatttgtttaattattattattattattattattattattattattattattattattgttgttattattattgttattattttattcaacaaagtaAATATCAGTATCCATGTTGCTCTTTACCCAACATTTATGCtaccatttgaattaaaaaatttactttttttataacCACAGAGAAAATTAAACCATTTCCGTGCTgactgtattatttatagtattaattaaaataaaacaacttatatattaaaatagaaattacAATGAAAACTACTTCAAGAAGCTAattcaaatttattaataaaaactacaatgATATCTCATGATTGCAAATTAATTCATTCTgacagaaataaaatgaataaataaaactataaatgtttaaaaatgaccatAGTTTGATCAACTCAttcaaatgtattaataaaatcaCTATGATTTATtagatactaaaataaaatatcattgtaATAtaccattgtaaattaatatgaaATTACAATGAAAACCACTTTTAAAAGTTGATTCAAATTTATGAATACAAGCTACAATGATATGTCATAATTTCGTATTAAGTCATATACTAAcagaattaaaatgaataaataaaactataaacatgtaaaaaaatgacAATAGTTTAACCaactgtttaaaatgtattaataaaatcacaaaaatttattagatactaaaatagaataaaataaaataattataccaATTACTatgaaattacaataaaaactgtTGTTAACAGCTCAttcaaatttataaataaaaactacatttacaatacaaatctcatttgcatattaaatCATAATCAcagaattaaaatgaataaataaaactataaacatgttaaaaaaagaaaaaaagactatATAACTAACTGAAATTCAAATCTAATCTAAAAGTCTAAATAAAACTTCTTCAAATGTATTGATAAAATCACAATAATTTATTagatactaaaataaaattaactataATTATACCAATGTTCATAAGTGAACTGAATGAAGCGATCTCACTTGACTGATAAAGGTGCCGTGACATATTATTGTACGTTAGTGACTCGTTTACTCGACCCTAAAGCTTTGAATCTGCTGATTGGCATCCACTAAAAACTATATGGATCATATAGAATAGTGTCGATCACCGCTTGTGGCTCTTTTATTGCGTGTCAGGACCTGGGAATGCagataaaaatgaaaacactaaAAATTTGAATAGTAAACTGAAAACAGATTTAACGAGCTGATAAATTGGACCAGCTGTTAGAGTCAGTGGTCAAATGAAGACACAAAAATACTCATTTGGATGAGGAATTTGTATAGGTGAAAAATCCAGCAGAAAAATAATTCCTTCAGATTAAAGATAAGCCAGCAAATCTTCACTGCTTAAACAAGCTTTCAATTCTCTAAACCTATAAACATctgactatttaaaaaaagaatcacaTTTAAATCTCTAAGTCAACAGAATGCTTGGAGAACTGCGaggtacagttgaaatcaggaTTATTAAAccctgtttgaattttttttttcttttttaaatatttcccaaattatgttaaacagagcaaggaaattttcacagtatgtctgataatattttttgcttatttgttttatttcggctaaaccattttaaggtcaaaattattagcccctttaagctatatatttttttcccgatagtatacaaaacaaaacatcattatacaataacttgcctaattaccctaacctgcctacataattaatctaattaagcctttaaatgtcactttaagctgtagagaagggtcttgaaaaacatctagtcaaatattatttactgtcatcatggcgaagataaaataatcagttattagaaatgagttattaaactattatgtttagaaatgtgttgaaaaaaaatcttctctccgttaaacagaaattggggaaaaaaataaactggggggctaataattcagggggtttaataattctgacttcaactgtatataattttgttatttattatgctTAAGATACAGTTTGTAATGAAgatgaaaataaatgcattaagttaAAACTGCTACATTGAAGCCAATTGATGAATATctatacagaataaaaaaatctacccatttaaaaaaaacgtgtacatatttcagtatatttttctatttaactTTTGATTTTTATGCTGATGATACAACTTTTACAGAAGCAAAACctcttaatttagtttaaaaaaatcactTGTTAGTGCTAAATTTGTTTATctctataaataaaatgaaattaaacaacaaatttaacatttaaaaatcacaatttaaaacTCTAACTTATTCTAAAATCCATGTTACTGTTATTTTGAATAAGCTTTGACAGATATTGCTGCTGAAGATATAATTTGaagagcaaaataaatatttaaataaataatgaaaaaccaTTACAGAAGAAAAATGGCAAACGGAagcatttgaattaaaaaattaaacagttAATAAATGCTGATTATGAAATCTTAACTCACTCTCTTATGTTAGAGACTTTGCTTCTTCATGACATTTATTCAGCTGATAAAGCATTCCTTTGTTTCGACCACAGCAACACAAACTTCATTAACATCAGGATTCTCACATTTTCCTCACAATCCACATTCTTAAACACACAATCTGATTTAAACATAGTTTTATATGGTCCCACTATATAAAGCAGTAATGTAATAATGAAGCGTAATGATGCCAATGGCCTGTTTAAGCAGTGAATGATCAATATCTAGAGAACGCAGACAGCCTGACACTCATCTCTGCCTTAAACATCCACAGCCCTTGATTCCTCCACTGTTTACTGTCTAAACAGTGCATTCAGTGTGTGCTCGACCTTCTGATGTGTCACTTTGATCTAATCGATTGAATCTAACAACACAGAGAGTGTGCCGTGTGTTTATAGGCAGGTGCCTGAGTCTGATCGAGATCACACTGCCTCTGGCTTCATCTGCGGCAGACTGAAAACCCACACTCTTTCTGATGCTGATCGTATAATTAGAAATACCAATGCATCTGTTGGGGATTACCCTAGCTGACGAAATATGCTGAAAGAACATTTTGAGAATGTTTCCTTAAGGTTGTGGAAATGTTAGTGTTCTTAAAATGAcccatttttaatattttcaccctttctcatttttttaaaaagatttttcctTGTTATTTGAAGGTGAGGTGAAAATCATCAAGGGAACATTTCATTTTAGCATTCTACACACTGGGTTACCTAAACCCAAATTAGGTAAATTATTGACTAACTAGACACTGGGTTCAATTTGGtcccattattcattcattcaccactgagccactgtgccagcTCTAGCCctgttaatgtaatttaaaaatataatccaGCAGTTGGTTTAGTGCATATTACACCCAGCACTGGGTTGAAGTAACCCCGCATTTTTcagtgcactctcagaaataaagatacaaaatctGTCACATTTTTGGTCCTAACAGGTCcgtaaaggtacatattaatacctaaaaagtacaaatgtgtacctcatagtatCTTAATGGTACAAAAGTGAACATTAAAGTGCACCCTatgtcggtgccaatagcctagtggttaagtgtaccgacatatagcaccatggtgctcgcgGCGTCCTGAGTTTGATTCcaggctcgaggtcctttgccaacccttctctccgctcccaatactttcctgtctggaatctccactgtcctatctcaattaaaggtaaaaaaccccaaaaataattataaaaaaagtgtaccctaaaggtactaatgtccacctggaCGGTATAGAAGTGTACCATTTGAAAAAGcaccgccccagtgacagattttgtccctttatttctgagtgtgtgtatAAACGTTAAAGATACATGACCTTTAGAAAGATTTAAAGTAAGTAATAAAGATTTAAAGTAAGCAATATACAAATAACATTTGAGAATGTTCCCATTACGATCTTTATTAAAAGAGTATTtcaccaaaaaagaaaaatgtacacaCTATTTACAAGGGATGTAACTATCGTGAGTCGGTTGAAAATCGATTAAAATATGTGACGATTTAAATCGTTACAAATGTTAAATGAAtcgcaaaacatttttaaacagtgggggctgtgtttacaggcgcaaacttgctttacctgcacatcagcggcgagcaagaggtggggcggcAGAGTAAATGACAGCGGTGAAGTGCACCAGACAAAGCActaactgtgtgcaaatactgcaaaaatatgttcacttacactaacagaacaacgaatatgatgcacataaaccgtcagcACAGTGAAATCCTACTGCCACAGACGACTATAAGCAAAAAAACAGTTAAAACCACACGAaccggatgatttgcagctccgcttgctccgACGAGTGCTATGGAGATCACACGCTGCATTAGTGTTTTCATGGCAaaaatgtttttcagactgaaagagaaagttctTCTGTTACAAAAGCAGGTATTAGATGATTTTACCCTTTTcttttgaaattagtttatgcatattttaataatttgacaattattattattaaatatttaaaaatgttcaagattatcaCTTCTTAGGTGTATCACACTaatacttatactaattaattatacaagtaatattaatcaactcctgtctctatcttactataattagtcattttataatcagtattttatacCAGTGGCggagcagagggcctattgacctcctctgtacacactgctctctccacaccagccatctcaatCCCCAGTGAAAGAGGTTGTTCATCAGCAGGGGAGATTGTAACTGTGCAAGGCCCTCatcttatgccagaaaacatagatatgctaatatttcttttaaaaaatataaaatacaagcacaattgcagttttagtttgtttatatctaTGAGtcttctttattttgtattattattattattattattattattattattattattattattattattattattattattattattgcattaatttgTTTTAAGCAAAATAGCAATTTAATTATggcataaaatatattattttgcaataaatgtgcagcatttaagaaaaaaatgagaGGGCTCTTATTCACCTTaagtttgtttcaaataattttgtaaaaaaatcgtgactaaatcatgagattagtatcgtgaatcataTTGAATCGtgagtgaatcgttacatccctattatttactcacccttaagtggttccaaacctgtattagtttcctttttctgttgaacacaaaacttaaaaatacggtaaacctgtaaccacagaATAccctagtatttgtttttcatactataatggaagtcagtagttactggtttctaacattcttcaaaatatcttcttttgtgtttaacagagaaagaatCTCTTGAGGGAACCCCTTGTGGGgggagtaaatagtaagtaaattttcacttttggatgaACGATCACTTAAACATAAATGGTTCtgtgaagaacctttaacattcCTGAAACCATTTCATCTCATAAAAGGCTCTTTATAGTTTTTAGACCTCCCTGTATCTTCCTGTCATTCAAACTCATTTAAACCCACTTAAAATAGCGTTAGGGTCTCAGTCTTGTTGTCTATGCATAACAACAGAGTCTTCATGATCACCAGATCATCCAGATTCACTGATAAAACTGGCATGTGCCACTCAGGTCTATTTGTGGACTCTGTGTAACCTCGCCctgccttcacacacacacatacacaataggTTGAGTGCTGTCTGGCCTTGTCGAGGGGGCTGCTCTATTGAACTGTCTCTTGTCCACCGATGATGTAAGTGTGCCTGCTGTTTACTGACACA
The sequence above is drawn from the Danio aesculapii chromosome 21, fDanAes4.1, whole genome shotgun sequence genome and encodes:
- the foxi3a gene encoding forkhead box protein I3a, coding for MTSFVPQSLSPQFHSMGQESQEFSLYGDNFYSAQHVPSPQQTLPSAYDFAEYAGQTSNPYLWFNGPGLSPAPCLTTGPQHYGMAKQYVGASGIGGSEGAFSWFSLPSQEDLMKLVRPPYSYSALIAMAIHGAPNRRLTLSQIYQYVADNFPFYNKSKASWQNSIRHNLSLNDCFMKVPRDDSDPGKGNYWTLDPNCEKMFDNGNFRRKRKRKSDSLAEEEGKGYSGSDSALSSPKNPSDSSERGNSPVSSDPAPCLNSFLNQMGDVASGSREAILPSPLAVPLSQSSSPTGLYGSYSPNATMPQWETQIPQSSISSTPYKDSYSDSMLNPYNSQLYPVLGSSDLLYPREGSEV